AAGAGACTGCGCTCATGTTGCTAAGGCGCTACTATACTGACAGGGATATTCAATCAGGTACACCCACCCGTGATGCCGGGGTGATCGTAGGGATCGCACTCTCCGGTATCCCACTTGCTACGATAATTGCCGTACAGGAGGATGCAAAGCTTGCCATTTACCATCCGGCAAAGCAGAGCGCAAGCGAGCGCCCCGTCGGTTCGATCTCCGGGAACTTTGCTCCTGTTTCCGGCGAACGCTGCATCATCGTTGATGATACAATCACTTCAGGTACAACAATGAAAGAGGTCGTAAAGTACCTTAAAAAGCATGGCGCAATCCCGGTCGCTATCTGGGTGATCTTTGACAAGCGCGGCATCAGGGATATTGATGGGGTTCCAGTCTATTCGCTTTTCAAAATATCCCGAATTGACTGATCTTTTCTTTTTTACCTCGCCAAGACAGCATAATTTATATAGAAGTTCAATTCCATCTTTTACAGCATCGGAGGATCTAGTATGTTAGCTGGACAACC
Above is a genomic segment from Methanoregula sp. containing:
- a CDS encoding orotate phosphoribosyltransferase-like protein; translation: MSSLDDLIGRAKLLLSEGHSPGQIADELSLSMETVTWLLTQVKGAAAPKDVHIDWTAVSSSAPLLEETALMLLRRYYTDRDIQSGTPTRDAGVIVGIALSGIPLATIIAVQEDAKLAIYHPAKQSASERPVGSISGNFAPVSGERCIIVDDTITSGTTMKEVVKYLKKHGAIPVAIWVIFDKRGIRDIDGVPVYSLFKISRID